A single window of Sporosarcina sp. FSL W7-1349 DNA harbors:
- a CDS encoding TRAP transporter permease yields the protein MEKETVKGYGKTITKFIFLVTIILSLFQLYTGGFGVFTPMLQRSFHLTLVLVLVFLMYPIHTSLKWRWIDIGAVFLAIGSGIYIALTYKDLLFRVGNPNAYDIFFGVVTIILVLEATRRVAGLILSMIGAFFIFYSYFGGLFPGIFQSSNMSTNRFISLVYMSTEGLWGTTLGIAATFVALFVIFGAFLNATGAGKVFIDLAYIFGGRYRGGPAKVAVVSSALMGTVSGSPVANVASTGQFTIPLMKKLGYKPKDAASIEAVASTGGSLMPPIMGAGAFVMAEMTGISYSQIIIAAAIPAILYYLSVYFYVDLQAAKDNLKGLPKELLPKFKETFVQGFHLYIGLGTLVYLLVIVQVSPMLSAFWSIVALVSTYIIFYFKTVDWKFLSNALMDGAKGMLLTTVACATAGIVVGVINLTGIGVTLTTLMVNLGQSSLFLTLLVTMVACVIMGMGLPPTAAYILLGVLTAPALIKLGVPVLAAHMFVFYFSCLAPITPPVALASYTAAGISGSNPLQTSVRSAKIGLVAFLIPYMFVYGPELLAQGSVSNILWALLMAIVGVFVLATSLTGWLKGQLNIIERILFFATSILLISANLLTDLIGLILLVVLLSITLIKNRTAVQKGLFESGTVVSSKKGESENTLI from the coding sequence ATGGAGAAAGAAACTGTAAAAGGATATGGAAAAACTATTACAAAGTTCATTTTTTTGGTCACAATCATTTTGTCACTTTTTCAATTATACACAGGGGGATTTGGAGTATTTACCCCGATGCTTCAAAGAAGTTTCCATTTAACTTTAGTTCTCGTTTTAGTGTTTTTGATGTATCCAATTCACACTTCCCTAAAATGGAGATGGATAGACATTGGAGCTGTTTTTCTAGCGATTGGTTCGGGTATTTATATTGCTTTAACTTACAAAGATCTCCTTTTTAGAGTAGGAAATCCTAACGCTTATGATATATTTTTCGGCGTAGTCACAATTATTCTGGTATTGGAAGCAACCAGACGTGTAGCAGGCTTAATATTATCCATGATTGGGGCTTTCTTTATCTTCTATTCCTATTTTGGTGGGCTGTTCCCCGGGATTTTCCAATCATCAAATATGTCCACCAATCGATTTATTTCGCTCGTATACATGTCCACCGAAGGGTTATGGGGAACGACATTAGGCATTGCCGCTACATTTGTTGCTCTATTCGTTATTTTTGGGGCATTTTTGAACGCTACAGGAGCAGGAAAAGTGTTCATTGATCTTGCCTATATTTTTGGAGGGAGATACCGGGGAGGTCCCGCAAAAGTTGCGGTCGTTTCCAGTGCCTTAATGGGAACAGTTTCTGGTAGCCCGGTAGCGAATGTGGCTTCAACGGGGCAATTTACGATTCCACTCATGAAGAAATTGGGGTATAAGCCAAAAGATGCGGCTTCTATTGAAGCGGTTGCATCGACGGGCGGATCCCTCATGCCACCAATCATGGGGGCAGGCGCATTTGTGATGGCGGAAATGACGGGTATTTCCTATTCTCAAATTATAATAGCTGCCGCAATCCCGGCTATTTTATATTATTTGTCTGTTTACTTTTATGTTGATTTGCAAGCTGCAAAAGATAATCTAAAAGGTTTGCCAAAAGAGTTGCTGCCAAAGTTTAAAGAAACGTTCGTTCAAGGTTTTCATCTTTATATCGGCCTTGGAACCCTTGTATATTTACTAGTGATTGTCCAAGTTTCCCCAATGCTTTCCGCTTTTTGGTCAATTGTTGCGCTCGTATCCACGTATATCATTTTTTATTTTAAAACAGTTGATTGGAAATTCCTCTCCAATGCTTTGATGGACGGGGCGAAGGGAATGCTACTGACTACGGTGGCTTGTGCAACAGCTGGAATTGTAGTCGGAGTCATTAATTTGACGGGTATTGGGGTTACATTAACAACGTTGATGGTAAATCTGGGTCAATCATCCCTGTTTTTAACGTTGCTCGTTACGATGGTGGCCTGCGTCATAATGGGGATGGGGCTTCCTCCGACAGCGGCTTATATTTTGCTCGGAGTATTAACGGCTCCGGCATTAATTAAACTAGGGGTGCCCGTGTTAGCTGCTCATATGTTTGTCTTTTATTTCTCTTGTTTGGCTCCCATTACTCCGCCTGTCGCTTTGGCTTCCTATACGGCGGCAGGGATTTCTGGAAGTAATCCATTACAAACATCCGTGAGATCGGCAAAGATTGGGTTAGTTGCTTTCTTGATACCTTATATGTTCGTTTATGGGCCAGAATTATTAGCACAAGGTTCTGTAAGCAATATTCTTTGGGCATTGCTTATGGCAATTGTTGGCGTATTTGTACTAGCAACTTCTTTAACGGGATGGTTAAAAGGACAATTAAATATCATCGAACGTATATTGTTCTTTGCAACTTCTATTCTATTGATTTCTGCTAATTTATTGACTGATCTAATAGGTTTGATTCTCTTAGTAGTATTATTGAGTATTACTTTGATAAAGAATCGAACTGCTGTCCAAAAAGGGTTATTCGAGTCGGGTACTGTAGTTTCCTCTAAAAAAGGGGAATCCGAAAATACGCTCATATAA
- a CDS encoding TAXI family TRAP transporter solute-binding subunit, translating into MKKQLKALSVIFMLLFLVACGNADANGDAKTNYTLTTAGTSGSFYAIGAALTQVLNNNSEILNVTNQASGGSVENIRLLDNKEVEFALVGGDSAVGAYEGKGEFEGESREDLLRGVFSMYSQPLSLVVLKDSGISSFQDLQGKKVAVGAPGSGSEVKSKEVLEVLGLPYDSGVKQQYLSFAEAVEGMKDGQIDAAFIWAGVPVPAVQELASVREIDLITITEEEASKINQSNSAIYAETIPANTYSGVDEDKKTLAVNTQIVVGADVDEEIVYEFVKQVFENIDDIHAAHESMKEVTIETAPNNTIELHPGAVKYYEEQGVLNK; encoded by the coding sequence ATGAAAAAACAACTTAAAGCATTATCGGTTATTTTTATGCTTCTTTTTTTAGTGGCATGTGGAAATGCAGATGCCAATGGAGATGCGAAAACAAATTATACATTAACCACTGCTGGAACAAGCGGTTCATTTTATGCCATAGGGGCAGCGCTAACACAAGTGCTGAACAATAATAGCGAAATCTTAAACGTGACGAACCAAGCATCTGGGGGATCGGTTGAAAATATTCGTTTGCTAGATAATAAGGAAGTCGAATTTGCATTAGTTGGTGGAGATAGTGCAGTAGGGGCTTATGAAGGGAAAGGCGAGTTTGAAGGGGAATCGCGAGAGGATTTGTTGAGAGGAGTTTTTAGCATGTATTCTCAACCACTATCTCTGGTTGTCTTAAAGGACTCAGGAATTTCCTCATTCCAAGATTTACAAGGAAAGAAAGTTGCGGTTGGAGCACCGGGAAGCGGTTCGGAAGTAAAAAGTAAAGAAGTATTGGAAGTATTAGGTCTACCTTATGATTCGGGCGTTAAGCAGCAATATTTATCGTTTGCAGAAGCGGTGGAAGGAATGAAGGACGGACAAATTGATGCGGCATTCATCTGGGCAGGGGTACCGGTGCCCGCAGTCCAAGAATTGGCAAGTGTACGAGAGATTGACTTGATCACCATCACGGAAGAGGAAGCATCTAAAATTAATCAATCAAACTCGGCAATATATGCGGAAACTATTCCAGCCAATACGTATAGCGGTGTGGATGAAGACAAAAAAACGCTTGCTGTCAATACACAAATCGTTGTCGGTGCAGATGTAGATGAAGAAATAGTATATGAATTTGTTAAACAGGTATTTGAGAATATTGATGATATTCATGCAGCTCACGAGTCAATGAAAGAAGTCACAATAGAGACGGCTCCAAATAATACGATTGAGTTGCACCCAGGGGCCGTAAAGTATTATGAAGAGCAGGGAGTACTTAATAAATGA
- a CDS encoding MmgE/PrpD family protein, translated as MGDIQLLEKGITEKLALFVEEFSHRKLSSGELRQVKKVIIDYYCAAITGSMSETSQKVLNYLLENEGKGQINVIGSPYLLSKTNAAFINGTSAHALDFDDGHTYGSTHPGAAVLPAVFAVSEAIKAEPMRTIKAIVVGYEIALRLAAAIHPVSRKKGFHNTPITGIFGAAAAVSFLYCSNIHQIRNAFGIAGSFCGGIFAFLGSGSEVKRIHPGQAAQDGIRAAELALAGLTGPATILEKENGFFMAFADNQINPEALQKESDMPLEIMNIYFKPYPCCRHLHVAIDCIFKIKEREIIDLSAVQNIRVGVNQIAALHNHTHCINLLDAQMSLPYSIAVALLNDTLQVDSFKPESVEPQVWEICDKIEIYIDEEADKDYPKKRAAKVEIVMDDGRTIKAALDNPSGEPSTPLSDRQIEAKFLHNCEPILGSEKTEKFLESMQTFINDMDFLYDI; from the coding sequence ATGGGTGACATTCAATTATTGGAAAAAGGCATTACGGAAAAATTGGCTTTATTTGTGGAGGAATTCTCACATAGAAAATTATCATCAGGAGAATTGCGGCAAGTGAAAAAAGTGATTATTGATTATTATTGCGCGGCGATCACCGGTTCTATGAGTGAAACAAGTCAAAAGGTGTTGAACTATCTACTTGAAAATGAAGGGAAGGGGCAGATAAACGTCATTGGTTCACCTTATTTATTGTCAAAAACAAATGCAGCGTTCATAAATGGAACAAGTGCACATGCGCTGGATTTTGATGATGGCCATACATACGGATCTACACATCCTGGTGCAGCTGTGCTCCCCGCTGTGTTTGCCGTATCGGAGGCGATAAAAGCAGAGCCTATGCGAACGATAAAGGCAATTGTTGTCGGATACGAAATCGCTTTGAGACTTGCAGCTGCCATTCATCCAGTTTCCAGAAAAAAAGGGTTTCATAACACACCTATCACCGGTATATTTGGCGCTGCGGCTGCTGTCAGCTTTTTATATTGTTCCAATATACATCAAATCCGTAATGCTTTTGGGATTGCTGGCAGTTTTTGCGGAGGTATTTTTGCTTTTTTAGGTTCTGGTTCCGAAGTGAAGAGAATTCATCCCGGGCAAGCAGCACAAGACGGCATTAGAGCTGCGGAGCTTGCGCTAGCTGGTCTGACCGGTCCAGCAACTATTCTAGAGAAAGAAAATGGTTTTTTCATGGCGTTCGCCGACAATCAAATCAACCCGGAAGCGTTACAAAAGGAATCGGATATGCCACTGGAAATTATGAATATTTACTTTAAGCCGTATCCTTGTTGTCGTCACTTGCATGTGGCGATCGACTGTATATTTAAAATAAAAGAGAGGGAGATAATCGATCTTTCAGCAGTTCAAAATATTAGGGTCGGCGTTAATCAGATTGCTGCATTGCACAATCATACACACTGTATAAACTTACTTGACGCACAAATGAGTCTACCTTATTCCATCGCCGTCGCTTTACTGAACGACACTCTTCAAGTTGATAGTTTCAAGCCGGAAAGTGTAGAGCCGCAGGTTTGGGAAATATGCGATAAAATCGAAATATATATAGACGAGGAAGCGGATAAGGACTATCCGAAAAAAAGGGCGGCAAAAGTTGAAATTGTGATGGATGACGGGAGGACGATAAAAGCAGCTTTGGATAATCCATCGGGAGAGCCTTCTACACCTTTATCGGACAGGCAGATCGAGGCAAAGTTCCTTCATAATTGTGAACCTATTTTAGGGAGTGAAAAAACGGAAAAATTTTTAGAGTCCATGCAAACTTTCATAAATGATATGGATTTTCTATATGACATATAA
- a CDS encoding PaaI family thioesterase, whose protein sequence is MNAAHENKMVKNPYWEHIGLKEVALDSGQSILELPIKYEVTQSRNNVHGGVIASMIDAAVGAALRSTLEKGKAGVTVEMKLNYLRPANGEKLIAKGKIVKKGKSLAIGEAVIENDKGQEVAIGLVTYMI, encoded by the coding sequence TTGAACGCAGCACATGAAAATAAAATGGTGAAAAACCCATATTGGGAGCATATCGGATTAAAGGAAGTGGCGCTTGACTCGGGCCAATCCATATTGGAATTACCCATTAAATATGAAGTGACACAGAGTCGCAACAATGTGCACGGTGGCGTGATCGCCAGCATGATCGATGCGGCGGTAGGGGCAGCTTTGCGATCCACTTTGGAAAAGGGGAAAGCAGGAGTCACGGTAGAAATGAAATTGAATTACTTACGTCCAGCCAATGGAGAAAAGCTAATAGCAAAAGGGAAAATTGTGAAAAAAGGAAAGTCACTTGCTATAGGTGAAGCGGTCATTGAGAATGACAAAGGACAAGAAGTGGCTATAGGGCTTGTCACGTATATGATTTAG
- a CDS encoding MFS transporter, with amino-acid sequence MMKLNPFLAATIFIFIPVFAARPMTSLFAKQLGASIIEIGLITACFSILPLLLAIFAGRYIDRYGERPPLALGSVGIFLSLCLPYFFPYTSILYLSQLLLGISQLMAILAIQNGVAKSSEGGSINSSIGSFSLFSSTGMLLGPLLGGYATEHFGFQTSYLLLAFVPLIALVLSFYIVNKNVNQQSEPLEGKSNVKELFQISGLRSSLLVSMIVLSALDIFYVYFPLLAQSLGLSLSEIGWALSAQATANALVRIFMPHLVNKFGITTILWIFMLIGAFGYGMIPFLHGFAAIFLFAFILGTGLGVTQPLTIILAYTFSPAGRSAEVLGVRLASNRLAQTIVPFAFAGISSFIGLGPIFFMNSLLLIFGAFTANGISKMMKI; translated from the coding sequence ATGATGAAATTAAATCCTTTTTTGGCTGCGACAATCTTTATTTTCATTCCGGTTTTTGCTGCTCGTCCAATGACATCGTTGTTTGCTAAACAATTGGGAGCATCCATTATCGAAATCGGATTGATTACTGCTTGTTTCTCGATTCTGCCTTTACTGTTAGCTATTTTTGCAGGCCGCTACATCGATCGTTACGGGGAGCGTCCCCCTTTAGCGTTAGGATCTGTCGGAATCTTTCTCTCCCTTTGTTTGCCTTATTTCTTTCCCTATACCAGCATTTTATACCTTTCTCAACTACTACTTGGGATTTCTCAGTTGATGGCCATTCTTGCCATTCAAAATGGGGTTGCTAAATCTTCCGAAGGTGGAAGTATAAATAGCTCCATAGGATCGTTCAGTCTATTTTCATCAACCGGTATGTTGTTGGGACCTTTACTTGGGGGATATGCGACAGAACATTTTGGTTTCCAAACTTCCTATTTGCTATTGGCATTTGTTCCCTTGATTGCGCTCGTTTTGTCCTTTTATATAGTTAACAAAAATGTCAATCAACAAAGTGAGCCTTTAGAGGGGAAAAGTAATGTTAAAGAATTGTTTCAAATCTCAGGTCTCCGCTCGTCTTTATTAGTAAGTATGATCGTCCTCTCTGCATTAGATATTTTTTATGTATATTTTCCGTTGCTTGCCCAATCATTGGGGCTGAGCCTATCCGAGATTGGTTGGGCTTTATCAGCACAAGCTACCGCAAATGCGTTAGTCCGAATTTTCATGCCTCATTTGGTAAACAAATTCGGTATTACAACAATTTTATGGATTTTTATGTTGATTGGTGCTTTCGGATATGGAATGATCCCTTTTTTGCATGGGTTTGCCGCAATTTTTTTATTCGCTTTCATTTTAGGAACAGGGTTGGGTGTTACTCAGCCGCTGACAATTATTTTAGCGTATACGTTCTCGCCAGCCGGGAGATCAGCGGAAGTCCTCGGTGTCCGTCTAGCTTCCAACCGTTTAGCGCAAACAATTGTGCCTTTTGCCTTCGCGGGCATAAGTAGTTTCATCGGTCTAGGACCTATCTTTTTTATGAATTCGCTGCTTTTGATTTTCGGAGCATTTACTGCAAATGGTATATCTAAAATGATGAAAATTTGA
- a CDS encoding enoyl-CoA hydratase/isomerase family protein — protein MSSILLEIRNEIVVIYLNEPKSLNALSQRLKEELLKALDETEKMQEVKVILITAKGRSFCAGGDIKAMAAPYDPMEIKRNMDLSAKIVQKIREVPKIVICMLHGYVAGAGISLALAADLILAEEETKLVLSFKNVGLIPDLGLHFYLPSIVGEWKAKEWMWSGKTITVEEAAQFGMVNQKVPKGELIQEGFAVAEELAKGPIDSFITSKEIMNSNSIDNLKKTMARENAMQAIMRGTVQHTQALEAFVSK, from the coding sequence GTGAGCAGTATTTTATTGGAAATACGAAATGAAATTGTTGTTATTTATTTGAATGAACCGAAATCGTTGAATGCTTTGAGTCAAAGATTAAAAGAAGAACTCCTAAAAGCTCTGGATGAAACCGAGAAAATGCAGGAAGTAAAAGTGATACTCATCACAGCAAAGGGTCGATCCTTCTGTGCAGGTGGAGATATTAAAGCGATGGCTGCTCCATATGATCCGATGGAAATTAAACGAAATATGGATTTGTCTGCAAAAATTGTTCAGAAGATTAGAGAAGTACCGAAGATTGTCATTTGCATGCTCCATGGATATGTGGCGGGGGCTGGCATAAGCCTTGCATTAGCTGCTGATCTTATTCTCGCAGAAGAGGAGACCAAACTTGTTCTTTCTTTTAAAAATGTCGGTTTAATCCCAGACCTTGGTCTGCACTTTTACTTACCGAGTATTGTCGGTGAATGGAAAGCGAAAGAATGGATGTGGTCGGGAAAAACGATAACTGTTGAGGAAGCTGCCCAATTCGGCATGGTAAACCAAAAAGTTCCCAAGGGAGAATTGATTCAAGAAGGGTTCGCTGTAGCAGAAGAACTAGCGAAAGGGCCAATCGATTCTTTTATTACATCTAAGGAAATCATGAATTCTAACAGTATTGATAACTTGAAAAAGACGATGGCCAGAGAAAATGCAATGCAAGCGATAATGCGCGGGACAGTACAACATACCCAAGCATTAGAAGCATTTGTATCGAAATGA
- a CDS encoding sigma 54-interacting transcriptional regulator, whose amino-acid sequence MKPKIIMTAGYPEMASMIKQVSNQLDFTVKVVEGVLREAALEVKGIIDNGGYEVVVSRAGTANEISKLVDLPLVYSDTDYFDFVKAFIEAKKYGDKICFIAYPEEGFLVNFDEIINFIGFDVTILPYKTSEELILQVKKAKQMGMDVVVGGGRRAAALAKEYGMKSMYLTISERSIKRTLLLAKKVADDRFIIKKETERLNALINLSEDGILFLNEKRIIESCNTAVEKIFQIKKDTLIGKQVDEIKDDKVRRSLRNPKLYSGEGNFTEGGINITYEPVELDQKQIGTIITYREVSKIQKLETKIRRDLHSKGLLARYHFNHIAHNSQKMKKVIHLAREYATTDSTILVIGESGTGKELIAQSVHNASNRKEGPFVAVNCAALPENLLESELFGYAEGAFTGANKGGRQGLFELAHGGTIFLDEIGEIPPHIQTRLLRVLQEKEVMRIGGDRVTPVDIRIIAATNRKLWDLVQQEKFRLDLYFRLSVLHLEIPPLFQREDDIPIVVNHLLQKGNSSKTFEGFSKELQDFFLTYEWPGNVRQLENVIERLIIRNLTPAMEKDFIRDIVKETEISERSSSSSDVFIVKPGKMEEIEKQIIEQMMERYDDNRTLVAEKMGISRTTLWKKMNS is encoded by the coding sequence ATGAAACCTAAAATTATCATGACTGCAGGATACCCTGAAATGGCTTCCATGATCAAACAAGTATCGAACCAATTAGACTTTACTGTAAAAGTCGTGGAGGGGGTTTTGAGGGAAGCAGCTCTTGAGGTGAAGGGAATTATAGATAACGGGGGGTATGAGGTAGTAGTCAGCAGGGCGGGAACTGCCAATGAAATTAGCAAATTAGTTGACTTGCCATTGGTTTACAGTGATACAGATTACTTTGATTTTGTAAAAGCATTCATAGAAGCAAAAAAATATGGAGATAAAATTTGTTTTATAGCGTATCCGGAGGAGGGTTTTTTAGTCAATTTTGATGAGATTATAAACTTCATTGGTTTCGACGTAACGATCCTTCCTTATAAGACCTCGGAGGAATTGATTTTACAAGTGAAAAAAGCTAAACAGATGGGGATGGATGTTGTCGTTGGGGGAGGAAGACGCGCTGCGGCATTAGCTAAAGAATATGGAATGAAAAGTATGTATTTAACAATATCCGAGAGATCGATTAAAAGGACGTTGTTATTGGCTAAAAAGGTTGCGGATGATAGATTTATTATCAAAAAAGAGACAGAAAGGCTTAATGCTCTCATTAACTTGTCAGAAGACGGAATTCTCTTCTTGAATGAAAAGCGAATAATTGAATCTTGCAATACAGCAGTTGAAAAAATCTTTCAAATTAAGAAAGACACATTAATTGGCAAGCAAGTAGATGAGATTAAAGATGACAAAGTAAGGAGATCGTTAAGGAATCCTAAGCTTTACAGTGGAGAAGGGAATTTTACAGAGGGCGGTATCAATATTACATATGAGCCTGTTGAATTAGATCAAAAACAGATCGGCACCATCATTACTTATCGAGAAGTAAGTAAAATCCAGAAATTAGAAACCAAAATCCGTAGGGATTTACATTCCAAAGGACTGTTGGCACGCTACCACTTTAATCATATCGCCCACAATAGCCAGAAAATGAAAAAAGTCATCCATTTAGCGCGGGAGTATGCGACAACAGATTCCACCATACTTGTTATCGGAGAAAGCGGAACCGGCAAGGAATTGATTGCCCAAAGTGTCCATAATGCGAGTAATAGAAAAGAAGGACCTTTTGTAGCTGTAAACTGTGCAGCGTTGCCAGAAAACTTATTGGAAAGTGAACTTTTTGGTTATGCGGAGGGGGCTTTCACAGGTGCTAATAAAGGCGGTCGTCAAGGGTTGTTTGAATTAGCTCATGGGGGGACGATCTTTTTGGATGAAATAGGCGAAATTCCGCCGCATATCCAGACGCGCCTATTGCGAGTCCTCCAGGAAAAAGAAGTGATGCGGATCGGAGGAGACCGTGTTACACCTGTTGATATCCGGATCATTGCGGCGACCAACCGAAAACTTTGGGACTTGGTGCAGCAAGAGAAATTCAGGTTGGATCTATATTTCAGATTAAGTGTACTCCACTTGGAAATACCTCCGCTTTTCCAGCGGGAAGATGATATTCCGATCGTTGTAAACCACTTGTTACAGAAAGGAAATTCATCCAAGACATTTGAAGGTTTTTCAAAAGAGCTGCAAGATTTTTTCTTAACATATGAATGGCCAGGGAATGTGAGACAACTGGAAAATGTGATTGAAAGACTAATCATTAGAAATTTGACTCCCGCTATGGAAAAAGACTTTATCCGGGACATTGTAAAAGAGACCGAAATCAGTGAACGATCATCGTCGAGTTCCGATGTTTTCATAGTGAAACCCGGGAAGATGGAAGAAATTGAAAAGCAAATAATTGAACAAATGATGGAGCGCTATGACGATAATCGTACACTTGTTGCTGAAAAGATGGGGATAAGCCGAACAACTTTATGGAAAAAAATGAATTCGTAA